CGAGCGGCAACAGCAGGATTAGCAGCAAGAAGAGCAGCGAAATGGCGATCAGCGTGTAGCGCGCCATTCTGTGTTCGGTGGTCACCGAACGCAGTTTCGCGGGTTGAACAGTCGCATCAAGCGCCATAGCCGTACCTCCGCCTGCTCCAGCTCTGGATGAGATTGATGACGAGCAACAGGGCGAACGAGATCACCAGCATGATCGCCGCGATGCCGGTCGCTGCCGCATAATTATACTCTTCGAGTTTGATGACGATCAGCAGCGGTGCGATTTCCGATTTGAACGGCAGGTTGCCGGCGATGAAGATGACCGAGCCGTATTCGCCGACGCCGCGGGCAAAGGCGAGCGCGAAGCCGGTGAGCACGGCCGGCGCCAGCCCCGGCAGCAGCACGCGGAAAATCGTCTGGAAGCGGTTGGCGCCGAGCGTTGCCGCGGCCTCCTCTACCTCCTTGTCGATTTCCTCCATGACAGGCTGCACGGTGCGCACCACGAAGGGCAGGCCGACGAAGATCAGCGCCACGACGATGCCGGCCGGGGTGAAGGCAATCTTGATGCCGAGCGGTGTCAGCAACTGGCCAACCCAGCCGTTCGGCGCGTAGAGCGCCGCCAATGCAATGCCGGCGACGGCCGTCGGCAGCGCGAAGGGCAGGTCGACCATGGCGTCGATGACGCGCTTGCCGGGGAAACGGTAGCGTACAAGCACCCAGGCGAGGATGATGCCGAAGACGGCGTTGATGATCGCAGCGATGAAGGCGCTGCCGAAGCTGATGCGCAGCGCGTTCAATATGCGCGGATCGAACGCGATCGACCAGAATTTCTCCCAGCCGAGCGCGCTCGACCGGACGGCAAGGCCGGAGAGCGGGATGAGGATCAGAAGGGTGAGCCAGGTCAATGTAAGACCGAGCGCCATTCCGAAACCCGGAATGACGCTCGGCCGCTTGAACCGCCACCGCGTGGGGCTATGTGCTTTCATGAAGTCTATTATTGGGCCGGCTTGTAGATTTGGTCAAATACCCCGCCATCGCCGAAGAATTTCGGCTGGGCTTGCTTCCAGCCGCCGAAGTCGTCGATGGTGGCGAGCGTCAGCTTCGGGAAGCGGGCGATATCGGCCGGATCGGCGGCTTCAGGCTTGATCGGCCGGTAGTAGTGCTTTGCGGCGATCTTCTGGCCTTCATCCGAATAGAGGTAGTTGAGATAGGCTTCGGCGACCTTGCGCGTGCCCTTCTTGTCGACATTGCCGTCGACGACGGCGACCGGCGGGTCGGCGCGGATTGAGAAGCTCGGCGTCACGATCTCGAACTGGTCAGGACCGAGTTCTTCGAGCGAAAGATAGGCTTCGTTTTCCCAGGCGAGCAGCACGTCGCCGAGGCCGCGCTGGACGAAGGTGGTCGTGGCGCCGCGGGCGCCCGTGTCGAGAACAGGAACATGCTGCAGCAGTTTCGTCACATATTCCTGCGCTTTGGCATCGTCACCGCCATTGGCCTGCTTGGCCCATGCCCAGGCTGCCAGGAAGTTCCACCGTGCGCCGCCCGAGGTCTTCGGGTTCGGCGTGATGACCTGCACGTCATCCTTGACTAGGTCGCCCCAGTCCTTGATGCCTTTCGGATTGCCCTTGCGGACGAGGAAGACGACCGTCGACGTATAGGGCGTCGAATTGTTGGGCAACTTGGTCTTCCAGTCGGCCGGGATCTTGCCGGTTTTCTTGGCGATGGCGTCGATATCGCCTTCGAGGGCCAGGGTGACCACGTCTGCGTCGAGACCGTCGATGACCGAGCGGGCCTGAGCGCCGGAGCCGCCATGCGAGGCCTGGATCGTCACGGTTTCACCCGTATCCTTCTGCCACTTGGCGGCAAAGGCAGCGTTGAAATCCTTATACAATTCGCGAGTCGGATCATAGGAAACGTTGAGAAGCGTTTGATCGGCGAATGCCGGAGCGATGCCCCCGATCGCGAAGCTGCCTGCCATGACCGCGGCTGCGATGAGCCGGGTGAACCGTCGTGTCTGCATTGAGGAACCCTCTCCTGTTTGTGTCATAACTCTATCAAGTCAGTCGTATAATGAAACAAAGGTTCTTCCGGTTCCGGCCTTGGCGTTAGAATGTCATTCCATTTCGAGGCTGATTTGGAAATGGGCGTGCCGAAGTTGGCCGCGGCCAATTGGTTTGGCCCCGACCATGTCGCAGACCGTGTTTTTTTGGCCACAGTTCTTCCACGAAAGCGCCATGGTGATGCCGATTTTTGCGATGGTTTTGCCGCGATGACACTTGCGGATTCCTATATGGCATCCGTGCGGTCGTGTTCACCGGCCGCTACGTGGGGGCATCCCTTGAAATGCGCCTCACAATTCAAACCTGTTAGGGCCATTCAAAATGAATATCAGGACTATCCTTTTTGCCTCCGTTGCCGCCCTTGCCGCGGCCTCCGGAGCACGCGCTGCCGACGCCATCGTGGCGGCAGAACCCGAGCCCGTGGAATATGTTCGCGTTTGCGACGCTTACGGGACCGGCTATTTTTATATTCCGGGAACGGAAACATGCCTTTCGATCGGCGGTTATATCCGTACCGAAGTGCGCTTCGGTGACAATATTGCCGGCGATTCCGACGTAAACTTCTGGACTCGCGGTCAGGTCACCTTCCAGGCCAAGAACGATACCGAGTACGGCACGCTCACCGGCGTCCTGACGCTGCGTTACAATGTCGACAACGCCTCCGATCAGGAAGCGCTGCTCGATGAAGGCTATATCGACATTGCCGGCTTCCGCGTCGGTAAACTCTATAGCTGGT
Above is a window of Rhizobium etli CFN 42 DNA encoding:
- the cysT gene encoding sulfate ABC transporter permease subunit CysT — protein: MKAHSPTRWRFKRPSVIPGFGMALGLTLTWLTLLILIPLSGLAVRSSALGWEKFWSIAFDPRILNALRISFGSAFIAAIINAVFGIILAWVLVRYRFPGKRVIDAMVDLPFALPTAVAGIALAALYAPNGWVGQLLTPLGIKIAFTPAGIVVALIFVGLPFVVRTVQPVMEEIDKEVEEAAATLGANRFQTIFRVLLPGLAPAVLTGFALAFARGVGEYGSVIFIAGNLPFKSEIAPLLIVIKLEEYNYAAATGIAAIMLVISFALLLVINLIQSWSRRRYGYGA
- a CDS encoding sulfate ABC transporter substrate-binding protein produces the protein MQTRRFTRLIAAAVMAGSFAIGGIAPAFADQTLLNVSYDPTRELYKDFNAAFAAKWQKDTGETVTIQASHGGSGAQARSVIDGLDADVVTLALEGDIDAIAKKTGKIPADWKTKLPNNSTPYTSTVVFLVRKGNPKGIKDWGDLVKDDVQVITPNPKTSGGARWNFLAAWAWAKQANGGDDAKAQEYVTKLLQHVPVLDTGARGATTTFVQRGLGDVLLAWENEAYLSLEELGPDQFEIVTPSFSIRADPPVAVVDGNVDKKGTRKVAEAYLNYLYSDEGQKIAAKHYYRPIKPEAADPADIARFPKLTLATIDDFGGWKQAQPKFFGDGGVFDQIYKPAQ